The genomic window GAAGGAACACATGAACGTGTTCCAGACGCGGCTGACTCCGCAAGCGAATCTGCAGGTCTCGGAGATCGACAAACACACGAACGCCGCCCTCGCACGGCTGCTGAGCACCAAAGATTTCGAATGGCAGATCCTCCATCCCGAGAACGAGCGGAACATCGGCCGGCCGACCAGCAATTTCGAGTGGGAGTTGATGCTCCGCTGGCAGCGTCTGGGGGAAACGCTCAAGACCGACAAAGACATCGACGAGGCCGAGCACACTGACGAAACTTGGGCGCAAGCCAATATCGTGAAGAAGATCGAGCCGGAGGACGGCGTCGCCGAGGTGAGCGACGCCGCCAAGAGCGAGCCGCGCGAGCGCAACTACTACCGTTATTACCAGCCGCTGTTCGCCCGCCAGGGATGCGTGGACTGCCACAAAGTCCAGCTGACCGACACGTACCCTGCGTGGCCGAACATGAAGGCGGGCGATTTGCTGGCGGTCATTCGCGTCGATCTGGACATGGATCGCACGCTCAAGAAGCAGGCGAAGAACCGTTCGCTGCTGCTGTTCTCGGCGATCGTCACCGTGGCGCTGGCGATGGCCGCGTTGTACGCGATCGTTCGCTACGTGATCGTCAAGCCGCTCAAGCATCTGCGCGACGTCAGCAACGCGGTCCGCCGCGGCGAGGTCGAGACGCGGGCCGTCATCCAAACGGGAGACGAATTCGAGGAGCTCGGCGCCGCGTTCAATCGCATGTTGCGACAACTGCTGCGGCAGCAGGACGAGCTGCGCGCCGTGAACGGCGAGCTCGACGGCAAAATCGACGAACTCGCCCAGGTGAACATGCGCCTGTACGAGATGAACCAGATTAAGAGCGACTTCCTGGCCACCGTCAGCCACGAGCTGCGCACGCCGCTCAACAGCATCATCGGGTTCAGCGATCTGCTGGCCAACATCGCCACGCTCGACGAGAAACAGCGGCGTTTCGCCGGCAACATCGAACGCTCCGGGAAGCAACTGCTCGAGATGATCAACGACATTCTCGATCTGGCCAAGATCGAGAGCGGCCGCATGGAAATCCGCGCGACCGAATTCGACATCGGGTCGGTCGTGTTGATGCAGTGCGACATGGCCCGCCCCTTGAGCGAACGCAAGCGGATCGATCTCGATTGCGAGGTCGCCCCCGGGCTGCCGCTCATGAAGCAGGACCGCGGCAAGATCGAGCAGGTGCTCAATAATTTGCTGTCAAACGCGATCAAGTTCACCCCCGACGGCGGGCAGATCCAAGTCTCCGCTCGCCAGGACGAATCGGGGGATTTGCGCCTGACGGTCGCCGACACGGGGGTCGGCATCAGCGAGGCGGACCAGACCGTCATCTTCGAAAAGTTTCGGCAGGGAAGCGTTGTGCAGCCCTCCGGCAGCGCGATGACTCGCGAGTTTTCCGGGACGGGGCTCGGGCTGTCGATCGTCCGCGAAATGTGCCGCCTGCTGGGGGGGGACGTCACCGTGACCAGCGAACTGGGCCGCGGCAGCGAGTTCGTCGTGCTGCTCCCCTGGCACGCCCCGGCGCCGATGCGGTTCGAGTCCCCGATCGCCGAGGAACTGCGCCAGCTGACCAAGCACCGCCCCGACTTGGCCGAGCTCCGCGCCATCGGCGGCAACGGGGCGACGGGGAGCAGGTTCTAGAACACGGGGGAAGGCAATACGGGGATTGTCGTCGATTCCCGCGAGCAAGCCGATTGCCACGAAGCTCGCTTGGCCGTATCCTCTCCCCCCTCCGCCACGTCCCCTCCGCCTTGTCCTGCCGGACGCGCTTCGCACCCCCCATGCCCGACTCCTCCTCCGCCGCTCCCGTGGTTCACCTCTACACCGACGGCGGTTGCAGCGGCAATCCGGGGCCGGGAGGCTGGGCGTTCGTTCTCAAGCACCCGGCCTCGGGCAAGTCGATCGAACGGAGCGGCGGCGAACGCGACACGACCAACAATCAAATGGAGCTGATGGCCGTGATCGCGGGGTTGGAGACGCTCAAACGTCGCTCGCGGGTCGAGCTGTTCACCGACAGCGTCTACGTCGGCAAGGGGATCAGCGAGTGGATGCCCAAGTGGAAAGCCAACGGTTGGCGCCGCAAGGAGGGGTCGAAGCTGGTCCCCGTGAAGAACGAAGACCTCTGGCGACGGCTGGACGCGCTGTTGGCCAAGCACCACGTGAAATACACCCGCGTCGCCGGCCACAGCGGCCACCCCGAAAACGACCGCTGCGACGAACTGGCCGTGGCCGCGTATCAGAAATACCTGTAGCTCAGGCCTTCCCGATGCGAGCGGCGCCCCGTCGGTCCCGACGATCGCAGCTCGCTCACCCCTCGTCCGCCGGTCCGACCCAAAAGTGCGGATTGTACGCCACCTCCCACAGGTGGCCGTCGAGATCCTGGAAGTAACCGCTGTAGCCGCCCCACGACGCCTGCTGCGGCGGTTTGACGATGGTCGCCCCGGCCCGCGCCGCCTCGGCGATCACGGCGTCGACCTCGGCTTTGCTGGCGACGTTGTGGGCCAGGGCGACTCCCCCAAATCCCCGCCCTTCGGCCGGCACTGTCGCGTCCTCGGCCAGCGCCTCGCGCCCGTAGAGCGCCAGCCACGTTCCGTTGAGCGTGAAGAACGCCACCTCCGGCGGCGACTCCATTCGCGGCAGGCCGAGCCCTTCTTCGTAAAACGTCACGGCCGCGGGCAGGTCGCGCACGCCGAGCGTGATCATGCTGATGCGGGATTTCATGGCGACTGGATTCCCGAGAGGTTCGAAAGCTTGGGCGTCGTCCCCGTCGGCGGCGCGCATTCTAGCGAGCGGCCCGAGCTTCTCGACCACGAGCCGCATGTGCAACGTGCCGCGTGCAAAAGCAACTTGGTCTTTTGTGCAAAACTCCCGCCGGCGGCGGAGGCGAGACGCTCCTAAGCGATTGTCTGCCATCGACTTGCGCGACGCCGCCGGAGTGCGGTCCGGCGAATATTGCGAGCAAAATTCCCATCCGGCGAGCAATACTCGCGGCCGGCGCCTGGTTCCATCGCCTTGTTCCGGGAGCCGCCGTCACAGCGTTGGCGGCGGTTCACCGGCGGCTAGCGCCGGCCGCTCATGGTTTTGGGCGCAGGCGAGCGTTCGTTCTACTCGATGCGGCGGCCCAAATACCACCGAAAAATCTCGTCGGCGATCAACGCGATCAACGCGCCCGACCGGGACTTCGCGGCGAAGCGGTCGAACCAGAAGCGGGTCGCTCAAACACGAACGGACCGAGCATGCGACGTTAGCCGACGTGGAAGTCAGGCGGCAGTCGCGTCAAGCGTTCGCCGCGGCTCGCAGCACGTAGCCCCGTCCGCGAACGGTGTGCAGCAACTGTTCGTCGAAGCCCCGGTCGATTTTGCCGCGGAGGCGGTTCACGTGGACCTCGATCACGTTGGTGACCCCTTCCCAATCGGCGTCCCACAGATGCTCGCACAGCATCTTGCGCGTCACCACCTGGCCGGCGTGCCGCATCAGGAACTCCAGCAGGCTGAACTCAGTCGGCGTGAGCACGATCTCGACCTCGTCCCGCGTCACGCGCCGCACCGCCAGATCGAGCGACAGCGGCCCGACCTCGCTCCGTTGGGCGGTGACGTGCAGCGACCGGCGCGCGACGGCCTGCAGCCGGGCCAGCAGCTCGGCGAACGCGAATGGCTTGACGAGATAGTCGTCGGCCCCTGCTTCGAGTCCTGCGACTCGCTCTTCGACCGATCCCAGCGCGCTGACGACGATTACGGGCGTCTTGACCCCTTGGGCCCGCGCTTGGGAGAGGACTTCGAGCCCCGGCACGCCCGGCA from Pirellulales bacterium includes these protein-coding regions:
- a CDS encoding HAMP domain-containing protein, whose product is MSYTGLKRVLGETNLERKCRLLFGTCLLILITSSFWWYGARTDRIVFETNSFVARILVNQSLMKEHMNVFQTRLTPQANLQVSEIDKHTNAALARLLSTKDFEWQILHPENERNIGRPTSNFEWELMLRWQRLGETLKTDKDIDEAEHTDETWAQANIVKKIEPEDGVAEVSDAAKSEPRERNYYRYYQPLFARQGCVDCHKVQLTDTYPAWPNMKAGDLLAVIRVDLDMDRTLKKQAKNRSLLLFSAIVTVALAMAALYAIVRYVIVKPLKHLRDVSNAVRRGEVETRAVIQTGDEFEELGAAFNRMLRQLLRQQDELRAVNGELDGKIDELAQVNMRLYEMNQIKSDFLATVSHELRTPLNSIIGFSDLLANIATLDEKQRRFAGNIERSGKQLLEMINDILDLAKIESGRMEIRATEFDIGSVVLMQCDMARPLSERKRIDLDCEVAPGLPLMKQDRGKIEQVLNNLLSNAIKFTPDGGQIQVSARQDESGDLRLTVADTGVGISEADQTVIFEKFRQGSVVQPSGSAMTREFSGTGLGLSIVREMCRLLGGDVTVTSELGRGSEFVVLLPWHAPAPMRFESPIAEELRQLTKHRPDLAELRAIGGNGATGSRF
- the rnhA gene encoding ribonuclease HI, producing the protein MPDSSSAAPVVHLYTDGGCSGNPGPGGWAFVLKHPASGKSIERSGGERDTTNNQMELMAVIAGLETLKRRSRVELFTDSVYVGKGISEWMPKWKANGWRRKEGSKLVPVKNEDLWRRLDALLAKHHVKYTRVAGHSGHPENDRCDELAVAAYQKYL
- a CDS encoding VOC family protein, with amino-acid sequence MKSRISMITLGVRDLPAAVTFYEEGLGLPRMESPPEVAFFTLNGTWLALYGREALAEDATVPAEGRGFGGVALAHNVASKAEVDAVIAEAARAGATIVKPPQQASWGGYSGYFQDLDGHLWEVAYNPHFWVGPADEG
- a CDS encoding response regulator transcription factor; this encodes MNVLVIEDDPVLGKAMQQGLLEAGHDCTWTRGGERGLKEALAQSADAILLDLMLPGVPGLEVLSQARAQGVKTPVIVVSALGSVEERVAGLEAGADDYLVKPFAFAELLARLQAVARRSLHVTAQRSEVGPLSLDLAVRRVTRDEVEIVLTPTEFSLLEFLMRHAGQVVTRKMLCEHLWDADWEGVTNVIEVHVNRLRGKIDRGFDEQLLHTVRGRGYVLRAAANA